In a single window of the Metopolophium dirhodum isolate CAU chromosome 2, ASM1992520v1, whole genome shotgun sequence genome:
- the LOC132938502 gene encoding trehalase-like isoform X1, whose product MKCFYLLLMLLLLQVVYYKQIIARDAIINMKQSFFQPLDELLPSCHSKIYCNSEFLHDVQIYCNHPNCTNLISKKLKYTESEILAKYDQMKRNNNNVPSDEDLVKFIDENFEESNELIKWTPKDFTDKPSILNRIKDKTYIYWARALNNLWMTLARKIKDDVKIHPDKYSLVWVPNGFIIPGGIFKELYYWDTYWIVNGLLQCDMRTTARGIIENIISMVDQFGFMPNGNRVFYLNRSQPPMLILMALSYYKATNDFDFIKTIIGSLENEYLFWLKNRMVTFEKDGKQYTMARYSSRSSGPRPESYRNDYKLAEKHQRSEDKNELYIHIKSAAESGWDFSSRWFITVNGTNSGNLSDIQTANIVPVDLNSMLHVNALTLSTWFDQMGDEINSAKYRTIANEFLENIQEVMWRPNKGAWFDWDLINNKSREYFYASNIVPLWTESYNMPKEKVANAVLKYLSDQRIIELDYSINYNGIPTSMYSSSQQWDFPNAWPPLQAFIIQGLDKTQQKNAKQVAVKLAEVWLRTNYRGFTNNESMFEKYDALALGISGGGGEYAPQLGFGWTNGVVLEFLNQWDYLYYNTSKYDNTTDL is encoded by the exons ATGAAGTGCTTTTACTTACTTCTTATGCTCTTGCTATTACAAGTTGTGTATTATAAACAGATAATTGCCCGAGAcgctataataaatatgaaacaatCATTTTTTCAACCATTGGATGAACTTCTGCCATCGTGTCACAG TAAAATTTACTGCAATAGCGAATTTTTGCACGATGTACAAATATATTGCAATCACCCAAACTGTACAAATTTGATatctaaaaaacttaaatatactgAATCTGAGATTCTGGCAAAGTATGATCAAatgaaacgaaataataataatgtaccatcTGACGAAGATTTAGTCAAGTTTATCGATGAGAATTTTGAAgaaagtaacgagttaattaaaTGGACACCTAAAGATTTCACCGATAAACCATCGATTCTTAATCGAATCAAAGATAAAACTTACATATATTGGGCTAGAGCGTTGAATAATTTATGGATGACCCTAGCAAGGAAGATAAAGGATGACGTAAAAATACATCCAGATAAGTACTCACTGGTGTGGGTACCAAATGGGTTCATAATACCAGGAGGTATATTTAAGGAACTTTACTATTGGGATACTTATTGGATTGTTAATGGATTACTGCAATGTGATATGAGAACCACAGCTCGCggtataattgaaaatataatatcaatggtGGATCAGTTTGGTTTCATGCCCAACGGTAACCGAGTTTTCTATCTAAATAGATCACAGCCACCGATGCTTATATTGATGGCATTAAGTTACTATAAAGCAACTAATGACTTTGACTTCATAAAAACCATTATAGGT agtttgGAAAATGAATATCTATTTTGGTTGAAAAATCGAATGGTTACCTTCGAGAAAGATGGCAAACAATATACAATGGCTAGATATAGCTCACGGTCAAGTGGACCAAGACCCGAATCATACAG GAACGATTATAAATTGGCAGAAAAACATCAGAGATCAgaagataaaaatgaattatatatacacataaagtCTGCGGCAGAATCTGGTTGGGACTTTTCAAGTAGATGGTTCATAACAGTCAATGGCACTAATAGCG GTAATTTATCTGACATACAAACGGCAAACATTGTCCCAGTTGACTTAAACAGCATGCTTCATGTAAATGCACTTACATTGAGTACTTGGTTTGATCAAATGGGAGATGAAATAAATTCTGCCAAATACAGAACAATTGCTAATGAGTTTCTCGAAAATATACAAGAA GTTATGTGGAGACCAAACAAAGGAGCTTGGTTTGATTGGGATTTGATCAACAATAAGAGTCGAGAATATTTTTATGCATCGAATATTGTACCTCTGTGGACGGAAAGCTATAACATGCCAAAAGAAAAAGTGGCCAATGCAGTTCTGAAATATTTGAGTGATCAACGTATAATCGAGCTTGATTAcagtattaattacaatg GAATACCTACGTCAATGTACTCATCATCTCAACAATGGGATTTCCCGAATGCGTGGCCTCCTCTCCAAGCTTTTATTATACAAGGTCTGGATAAGACTcaacaaaaaaatgcaaaacaagTTGCAGTGAAATTGGCCGAGGTGTGGTTGCGCACAAATTATCGCGGATTTACAAATAACGAATCGATGTTCGAAAAA tATGACGCTTTAGCCTTAGGAATAAGTGGTGGTGGCGGCGAATATGCACCACAGTTAGGATTCGGTTGGACAAATGGTGTCgtgttggaatttttaaatcaatgggACTATTTATACTACAACActtcaaaatatgataatacaacagacttataa
- the LOC132938502 gene encoding trehalase-like isoform X2: MKCFYLLLMLLLLQVVYYKQIIARDAIINMKQSFFQPLDELLPSCHSKIYCNSEFLHDVQIYCNHPNCTNLISKKLKYTESEILAKYDQMKRNNNNVPSDEDLVKFIDENFEESNELIKWTPKDFTDKPSILNRIKDKTYIYWARALNNLWMTLARKIKDDVKIHPDKYSLVWVPNGFIIPGGIFKELYYWDTYWIVNGLLQCDMRTTARGIIENIISMVDQFGFMPNGNRVFYLNRSQPPMLILMALSYYKATNDFDFIKTIIGSLENEYLFWLKNRMVTFEKDGKQYTMARYSSRSSGPRPESYRNDYKLAEKHQRSEDKNELYIHIKSAAESGWDFSSRWFITVNGTNSGNLSDIQTANIVPVDLNSMLHVNALTLSTWFDQMGDEINSAKYRTIANEFLENIQEVMWRPNKGAWFDWDLINNKSREYFYASNIVPLWTESYNMPKEKVANAVLKYLSDQRIIELDYSINYNGIPTSMYSSSQQWDFPNAWPPLQAFIIQGLDKTQQKNAKQVAVKLAEVWLRTNYRGFTNNESMFEKV, translated from the exons ATGAAGTGCTTTTACTTACTTCTTATGCTCTTGCTATTACAAGTTGTGTATTATAAACAGATAATTGCCCGAGAcgctataataaatatgaaacaatCATTTTTTCAACCATTGGATGAACTTCTGCCATCGTGTCACAG TAAAATTTACTGCAATAGCGAATTTTTGCACGATGTACAAATATATTGCAATCACCCAAACTGTACAAATTTGATatctaaaaaacttaaatatactgAATCTGAGATTCTGGCAAAGTATGATCAAatgaaacgaaataataataatgtaccatcTGACGAAGATTTAGTCAAGTTTATCGATGAGAATTTTGAAgaaagtaacgagttaattaaaTGGACACCTAAAGATTTCACCGATAAACCATCGATTCTTAATCGAATCAAAGATAAAACTTACATATATTGGGCTAGAGCGTTGAATAATTTATGGATGACCCTAGCAAGGAAGATAAAGGATGACGTAAAAATACATCCAGATAAGTACTCACTGGTGTGGGTACCAAATGGGTTCATAATACCAGGAGGTATATTTAAGGAACTTTACTATTGGGATACTTATTGGATTGTTAATGGATTACTGCAATGTGATATGAGAACCACAGCTCGCggtataattgaaaatataatatcaatggtGGATCAGTTTGGTTTCATGCCCAACGGTAACCGAGTTTTCTATCTAAATAGATCACAGCCACCGATGCTTATATTGATGGCATTAAGTTACTATAAAGCAACTAATGACTTTGACTTCATAAAAACCATTATAGGT agtttgGAAAATGAATATCTATTTTGGTTGAAAAATCGAATGGTTACCTTCGAGAAAGATGGCAAACAATATACAATGGCTAGATATAGCTCACGGTCAAGTGGACCAAGACCCGAATCATACAG GAACGATTATAAATTGGCAGAAAAACATCAGAGATCAgaagataaaaatgaattatatatacacataaagtCTGCGGCAGAATCTGGTTGGGACTTTTCAAGTAGATGGTTCATAACAGTCAATGGCACTAATAGCG GTAATTTATCTGACATACAAACGGCAAACATTGTCCCAGTTGACTTAAACAGCATGCTTCATGTAAATGCACTTACATTGAGTACTTGGTTTGATCAAATGGGAGATGAAATAAATTCTGCCAAATACAGAACAATTGCTAATGAGTTTCTCGAAAATATACAAGAA GTTATGTGGAGACCAAACAAAGGAGCTTGGTTTGATTGGGATTTGATCAACAATAAGAGTCGAGAATATTTTTATGCATCGAATATTGTACCTCTGTGGACGGAAAGCTATAACATGCCAAAAGAAAAAGTGGCCAATGCAGTTCTGAAATATTTGAGTGATCAACGTATAATCGAGCTTGATTAcagtattaattacaatg GAATACCTACGTCAATGTACTCATCATCTCAACAATGGGATTTCCCGAATGCGTGGCCTCCTCTCCAAGCTTTTATTATACAAGGTCTGGATAAGACTcaacaaaaaaatgcaaaacaagTTGCAGTGAAATTGGCCGAGGTGTGGTTGCGCACAAATTATCGCGGATTTACAAATAACGAATCGATGTTCGAAAAAGTATGA
- the LOC132938289 gene encoding hepatocyte growth factor-regulated tyrosine kinase substrate, whose protein sequence is MFKSNFEKLLDKVTSNLLLEADWPTTLEICDTIRQKDVQPKFALNAIKKKLISPNPHTAMYSLLVLECCVKNCGQLVHDEVGTKPFMEQIRETIKTTPHENVKNKLLELLQTWAFAFRAIPKYCAVQDTVNIMKAEGYTFPALKESDAMFSSDVAPGWEDSDCCHRCRVKFGMVQRKHHCRACGQVFCAQCSSRSCTLPKFGIEKPVRVCEACFEKSQKPQINKGSEDLPIEYLTSSLAQQNQIPAANRKTEEELREDEELQLALALSQSEAEQQKGIPFMNSTSIPATRLYSSPPVNEKKVEVEAEDDPELARYLNRSYWESLKMGNVTKTMQTKMASTNVNTIESPNNEISPAMNNEQPDDSEEMELFITSVKSQLEIFVNRIKSNLSRGRTVINGGSLETFYSKITPMHQKLLQYIQQQDEKRLYFERLQDKLVQVKDTRAALDAMRDDHKAAIQQEAAFAEQQRQIQLAMKLDVLRQRKQQYQQYQHQMTLQQVQQQEQEMAMRMEHQRQNYLNSNMYGPNSLPSMPTAPNPYMSPGPNSLMSSQMQDNGIRYPQSTESAHFQHISQPQGFVTRHMIPQNPSSITNNQPVNLPSNEPNNMSQVNSNIPQPIYQPRMAPMTSTINSGVSVSPSMNSMHQQSLPGVSSHTQSMMPGHQQPQMQNMGPPQHTLPVGQPMIPSQHQQPMMGQMSAMPYGGPVHMGQYGTHQIPSQQVNPQPSAPNQVEQPKVEQPQVAELISFD, encoded by the exons atgtttaaatcaaattttgaaaaactacTCG ATAAAGTTACCAGCAATTTGTTATTAGAAGCGGATTGGCCTACGACATTAGAAATATGTGACACAATACGACAGAAAGATGTCca ACCAAAATTTGCACTCAATGCCATTAAGAAAAAACTTATTAGTCCAAATCCTCACACAGCTATGTACAGCTTATTG gttttagaaTGCTGTGTTAAAAATTGTGGTCAATTAGTACATGATGAAGTTGGCACTAAACCTTTTATGGAACAAATAAGAGAAACAATAAAAACTACTCCacatgaaaatgttaaaaacaaattacttgaACTATTACAGACTTGGGCGTTTGCTTTCCGAGCTATTCCCAAATATTGTGCCGTtcag GATACAGTTAACATAATGAAAGCTGAAGGTTATACGTTTCCTGCACTTAAAGAAAGTGATGCTATGTTCAGTTCGGATGTAGCTCCTGGTTGGGAAGATTCTGATTGCTGTCATAGATGCCGTGTTAAATTTGGAATGGTTCAACGCAaa cACCATTGTCGTGCTTGTGGACAAGTTTTCTGTGCGCAATGTTCGTCACGCTCTTGTACATTACCAAAATTTGGTATTGAGAAACCAGTGCGTGTTTGTGAAGCTTGCTTTGAAAAAtcacaaaa accaCAAATAAACAAAGGATCAGAAGATTTACCTATAGAATATCTTACCAGTTCTTTGGCTCAACAAAATCAA ataccaGCAGCCAATAGAAAAACAGAAGAAGAACTAAGAGAAGATGAAGAATTACAATTGGCTTTGGCTTTATCCCAATCTGAAGCAGAACAACAAAAa GGGATACCTTTTATGAATTCTACTTCAATACCTGCAACAAGATTATATTCTTCACCACCAGTA AATGAAAAAAAGGTTGAGGTTGAGGCTGAAGATGATCCAGAATTGGCACGTTATTTAAATCGTTCATATTGGGAAAGTCTGAAAATGGGAAATGTAACTAAAACAATGCAAACAAAAATGGCTTCAACCAAT gtgAATACCATTGAGTCACCAAACAATGAAATTAGTCCTGCCATGAATAATGAACAGCCTGATGACTCTGAGGAAATGGAATTGTTTATTACTTCTGTTAAATCACAGTTAGAAATTTTTGTTAATCgaatcaaatcaaatttaagtAGAGGTAGAACCGTTATTAATGGTGGTTCATTGGAGACATTTTACTCAAAGATAACACCTATGCACCAAAAGTTATTGCAATATATTCAACAACAAGATGAGAAAAGAT tatattttgaaaGGTTGCAAGACAAATTGGTTCAAGTTAAAGACACGCGGGCTGCACTGGATGCGATGAGAGATGATCATAAAGCTGCAATTCAACAAGAAGCTGCGTTTGCTGAACAACAAAGGCAGATTCAGTTAGCTATGAAATTGGATGTATTAAGACAGAGAAAACAACAGTACCAACAA TATCAACATCAAATGACTCTTCAACAAGTGCAACAACAAGAACAAGAAATGGCTATGAGAATGGAACATCAGAGGCAAAACTATCTTAATAGTAATATGTACGGCCCTAATTCTTTGCCAAGTATGCCCACTGCACCTAATCCTTACATGTCGCCTGGTCCTA attcATTGATGTCTTCTCAAATGCAAGATAATGGTATACGGTATCCTCAGTCAACAGAATCGGCtcattttcaacatatttctCAACCTCAAG GCTTTGTTACGAGACACATGATACCTCAAAATCCAAGTTCAATCACAAACAACCAACCAGTGAATTTACCTTCCAATGAGCCCAATAACATGTCACAAGTCAATTCAAACATTCCTCAGCCTATTTATCAACCCCGAATGGCGCCTATGACAAGCACAATTAATTCAGGGGTTTCTGTTAGTCCATCAATGAATTCCATGCACCAACAGTCACTTCCTGGTGTTAGCTCTCACACTCAGTCCATGATGCCTGGCCATCAACAACCTCAAATGCAAAATATGGGTCCACCACAACACACGCTTCCAGTAGGACAGCCAATGATACCCAGTCAACATCAGCAGCCAATGATGGGTCAGATGTCTGCTATGCCTTATGGTGGACCTGTCCACATGGGACAGTATGGTACACACCAAATACCTAGTCAGCAAGTAAATCCACAGCCGTCCGCTCCAAACCAAGTAGAACAGCCCAAAGTTGAGCAACCCCAGGTTGCAGAGTTAATAagttttgattaa
- the LOC132938290 gene encoding uncharacterized protein LOC132938290 produces the protein MGRKFPLTTSFLGFPLKTGAIISGVYGIVIAIVTLLIILICDIRIQTIVIDFLPKAVVQIIVSINLLMTVLISVLLLVGIFKRKKILMLPWIVLTIMLCIGLVISVIYTSIDFLIHKFYFTSFGVLVIGLLCVGIYVYMWWVTYSYYQKIKEEDNRTPYTRTPYYG, from the exons ATGGGTCGAAAGTTCCCGTTGACCACTTCGTTTTTGGGTTTCCCGCTCAAGACCGGAGCCATCATCAGCGGCGTCTACGGAATA gtgaTTGCCATAGTCACTCTATTAATCATTCTGATATGTGACATCAGAATACAGACCATTGTCATAGATTTCTTACCCAAAGCTGTCG tacaaATCATTGTCTCCATCAACCTGCTTATGACAGTATTAATATCGGTTCTGCTTTTGGTCGGGATTTTTAAG cgAAAGAAGATATTGATGCTTCCTTGGATAGTACTTACAATCATGTTATGCATTGGACTAGTGATATCTGTGATATACACTTCTATTGACTTCTTGATTCATAAATTCTATTTCACTAGCTTTGGGGTTTTAGTGATTGGCTTGCTATGCGtgg gtaTTTACGTGTACATGTGGTGGGTGACTTACAGTtattatcaaaaaatcaaaGAAGAAGATAACCGGACTCCATACACTAGAACACCTTACTACGGCTGA